From Toxorhynchites rutilus septentrionalis strain SRP chromosome 2, ASM2978413v1, whole genome shotgun sequence, a single genomic window includes:
- the LOC129769042 gene encoding protein cortex isoform X2 codes for MEFRVKKRDNCRINEVRKILKPVDFVPNRYGDRFIPRRYAQTSSSRFKAECKSDRNTDVMRMERKGYWKSHSFEAVFNSVFNLNPDTDKILNFRDATNQEICKKLEIRKPIEIYLEPTYKNVHKLDWGCKPRSKPLAFIESVHDLPRIKVEYTNIIDWSAKGQIAAIFSKKLVIWTPNTEVTIAYCALHTTAVAFNPTGEMLAMATFSLSRPVLRLLSCFQPNTKANISKMRIFSYLDSDISCLAWDCTGQYLACGLGNGQIVIVRLADFKHMNQDNENHMHRSRLVVLKFSHASKYLASSDETGHLYIWSWTNCQLSALTVWISSEDVALFDWHPWREEEIIIADTEPVTIALFHVPSRKVLSFHRRRNVDCVITALAFNKVSGELVVSYSYPGGKTPDMLVLASMDRVVDVMENHADVVAHLFWSPDGKQLASAGYDEALTIWNFFGTSPSNRKGKSQARSTSQQYLQEHNINKAVGGFDYSFLYKPIR; via the exons ATTCTGAAACCGGTGGATTTTGTGCCGAATCGCTACGGCGATCGTTTTATTCCACGACGCTATGCCCAAACCAGTTCGAGCCGTTTCAAGGCGGAATGTAAAAGCGATAGAAACACCGATGTGATGCGTATG GAGCGGAAGGGCTACTGGAAGTCCCACTCGTTCGAAGCCGTCTTTAACAGTGTGTTCAATCTGAATCCCGACACGGATAAAATTCTCAACTTCCGCGACGCAACTAATCAGGAGATATGCAAGAAGCTCGAGATTAGGAAACCGATAGAAATTTATTTGGAGCCGACGTACAAAAATGTGCACAAACTGGACTGGGGCTGCAAGCCCCGCTCGAAGCCCCTTGCTTTCATCGAATCGGTACACGATTTGCCCAGAATTAAGGTGGAGTACACGAACATTATCGACTGGTCGGCTAAGGGGCAGATTGCCGCGATTTTCAGCAAAAAGCTGGTTATCTGGACTCCAAACACGGAGGTCACAATTGCCTACTGTGCTCTACATACCACCGCCGTTGCGTTCAACCCGACCGGGGAAATGCTTGCCATGGCAACCTTCTCCCTGTCGAGGCCAGTTCTACGGCTGCTCAGCTGTTTTCAACCGAACACCAAGGCCAACATATCGAAAATGAGAATCTTCTCCTACTTGGACAGCGATATCAGCTGTTTAGCCTGGGACTGTACCGGTCAGTACCTTGCATGTGGCCTTGGCAATGGTCAGATCGTTATCGTCCGCCTGGCCGATTTCAAGCACATGAACCAGGACAATGAGAACCATATGCACAGGTCCCGTTTGGTGGTGCTCAAGTTCTCACACGCATCCAAGTATTTGGCTTCCTCGGACGAAACCGGACATCTGTACATCTGGAGCTGGACCAACTGCCAGCTGAGTGCACTGACGGTTTGGATCAGCAGCGAGGACGTGGCGCTCTTCGATTGGCACCCGTGGCGTGAAGAGGAGATCATTATCG CTGATACGGAACCCGTTACGATTGCACTGTTTCACGTGCCCAGCCGCAAGGTGCTCTCGTTCCATCGCCGGCGCAACGTGGACTGCGTGATTACGGCACTGGCGTTCAATAAGGTCTCCGGTGAGCTGGTAGTTTCCTATTCGTATCCTG GTGGCAAGACGCCCGACATGCTGGTGCTTGCGTCGATGGATCGCGTTGTGGACGTTATGGAGAATCATGCGGACGTTGTAGCGCACCTTTTCTGGAGCCCCGACGGCAAGCAGTTAG CAAGTGCCGGCTACGACGAGGCGTTGACCATTTGGAATTTCTTCGGCACCTCGCCCAGCAATAGGAAGGGTAAGTCACAGGCCAGATCTACCAGTCAGCAGTACCTGCAGGAACACAACATCAACAAGGCGGTGGGCGGCTTCGATTACAGCTTCCTCTACAAACCGATTCGCTGA
- the LOC129769042 gene encoding protein cortex isoform X1, translated as MEFRVKKRDNCRINEVRKILKPVDFVPNRYGDRFIPRRYAQTSSSRFKAECKSDRNTDVMRMKERKGYWKSHSFEAVFNSVFNLNPDTDKILNFRDATNQEICKKLEIRKPIEIYLEPTYKNVHKLDWGCKPRSKPLAFIESVHDLPRIKVEYTNIIDWSAKGQIAAIFSKKLVIWTPNTEVTIAYCALHTTAVAFNPTGEMLAMATFSLSRPVLRLLSCFQPNTKANISKMRIFSYLDSDISCLAWDCTGQYLACGLGNGQIVIVRLADFKHMNQDNENHMHRSRLVVLKFSHASKYLASSDETGHLYIWSWTNCQLSALTVWISSEDVALFDWHPWREEEIIIADTEPVTIALFHVPSRKVLSFHRRRNVDCVITALAFNKVSGELVVSYSYPGGKTPDMLVLASMDRVVDVMENHADVVAHLFWSPDGKQLASAGYDEALTIWNFFGTSPSNRKGKSQARSTSQQYLQEHNINKAVGGFDYSFLYKPIR; from the exons ATTCTGAAACCGGTGGATTTTGTGCCGAATCGCTACGGCGATCGTTTTATTCCACGACGCTATGCCCAAACCAGTTCGAGCCGTTTCAAGGCGGAATGTAAAAGCGATAGAAACACCGATGTGATGCGTATG AAGGAGCGGAAGGGCTACTGGAAGTCCCACTCGTTCGAAGCCGTCTTTAACAGTGTGTTCAATCTGAATCCCGACACGGATAAAATTCTCAACTTCCGCGACGCAACTAATCAGGAGATATGCAAGAAGCTCGAGATTAGGAAACCGATAGAAATTTATTTGGAGCCGACGTACAAAAATGTGCACAAACTGGACTGGGGCTGCAAGCCCCGCTCGAAGCCCCTTGCTTTCATCGAATCGGTACACGATTTGCCCAGAATTAAGGTGGAGTACACGAACATTATCGACTGGTCGGCTAAGGGGCAGATTGCCGCGATTTTCAGCAAAAAGCTGGTTATCTGGACTCCAAACACGGAGGTCACAATTGCCTACTGTGCTCTACATACCACCGCCGTTGCGTTCAACCCGACCGGGGAAATGCTTGCCATGGCAACCTTCTCCCTGTCGAGGCCAGTTCTACGGCTGCTCAGCTGTTTTCAACCGAACACCAAGGCCAACATATCGAAAATGAGAATCTTCTCCTACTTGGACAGCGATATCAGCTGTTTAGCCTGGGACTGTACCGGTCAGTACCTTGCATGTGGCCTTGGCAATGGTCAGATCGTTATCGTCCGCCTGGCCGATTTCAAGCACATGAACCAGGACAATGAGAACCATATGCACAGGTCCCGTTTGGTGGTGCTCAAGTTCTCACACGCATCCAAGTATTTGGCTTCCTCGGACGAAACCGGACATCTGTACATCTGGAGCTGGACCAACTGCCAGCTGAGTGCACTGACGGTTTGGATCAGCAGCGAGGACGTGGCGCTCTTCGATTGGCACCCGTGGCGTGAAGAGGAGATCATTATCG CTGATACGGAACCCGTTACGATTGCACTGTTTCACGTGCCCAGCCGCAAGGTGCTCTCGTTCCATCGCCGGCGCAACGTGGACTGCGTGATTACGGCACTGGCGTTCAATAAGGTCTCCGGTGAGCTGGTAGTTTCCTATTCGTATCCTG GTGGCAAGACGCCCGACATGCTGGTGCTTGCGTCGATGGATCGCGTTGTGGACGTTATGGAGAATCATGCGGACGTTGTAGCGCACCTTTTCTGGAGCCCCGACGGCAAGCAGTTAG CAAGTGCCGGCTACGACGAGGCGTTGACCATTTGGAATTTCTTCGGCACCTCGCCCAGCAATAGGAAGGGTAAGTCACAGGCCAGATCTACCAGTCAGCAGTACCTGCAGGAACACAACATCAACAAGGCGGTGGGCGGCTTCGATTACAGCTTCCTCTACAAACCGATTCGCTGA
- the LOC129769042 gene encoding protein cortex isoform X3 — MRMKERKGYWKSHSFEAVFNSVFNLNPDTDKILNFRDATNQEICKKLEIRKPIEIYLEPTYKNVHKLDWGCKPRSKPLAFIESVHDLPRIKVEYTNIIDWSAKGQIAAIFSKKLVIWTPNTEVTIAYCALHTTAVAFNPTGEMLAMATFSLSRPVLRLLSCFQPNTKANISKMRIFSYLDSDISCLAWDCTGQYLACGLGNGQIVIVRLADFKHMNQDNENHMHRSRLVVLKFSHASKYLASSDETGHLYIWSWTNCQLSALTVWISSEDVALFDWHPWREEEIIIADTEPVTIALFHVPSRKVLSFHRRRNVDCVITALAFNKVSGELVVSYSYPGGKTPDMLVLASMDRVVDVMENHADVVAHLFWSPDGKQLASAGYDEALTIWNFFGTSPSNRKGKSQARSTSQQYLQEHNINKAVGGFDYSFLYKPIR, encoded by the exons ATGCGTATG AAGGAGCGGAAGGGCTACTGGAAGTCCCACTCGTTCGAAGCCGTCTTTAACAGTGTGTTCAATCTGAATCCCGACACGGATAAAATTCTCAACTTCCGCGACGCAACTAATCAGGAGATATGCAAGAAGCTCGAGATTAGGAAACCGATAGAAATTTATTTGGAGCCGACGTACAAAAATGTGCACAAACTGGACTGGGGCTGCAAGCCCCGCTCGAAGCCCCTTGCTTTCATCGAATCGGTACACGATTTGCCCAGAATTAAGGTGGAGTACACGAACATTATCGACTGGTCGGCTAAGGGGCAGATTGCCGCGATTTTCAGCAAAAAGCTGGTTATCTGGACTCCAAACACGGAGGTCACAATTGCCTACTGTGCTCTACATACCACCGCCGTTGCGTTCAACCCGACCGGGGAAATGCTTGCCATGGCAACCTTCTCCCTGTCGAGGCCAGTTCTACGGCTGCTCAGCTGTTTTCAACCGAACACCAAGGCCAACATATCGAAAATGAGAATCTTCTCCTACTTGGACAGCGATATCAGCTGTTTAGCCTGGGACTGTACCGGTCAGTACCTTGCATGTGGCCTTGGCAATGGTCAGATCGTTATCGTCCGCCTGGCCGATTTCAAGCACATGAACCAGGACAATGAGAACCATATGCACAGGTCCCGTTTGGTGGTGCTCAAGTTCTCACACGCATCCAAGTATTTGGCTTCCTCGGACGAAACCGGACATCTGTACATCTGGAGCTGGACCAACTGCCAGCTGAGTGCACTGACGGTTTGGATCAGCAGCGAGGACGTGGCGCTCTTCGATTGGCACCCGTGGCGTGAAGAGGAGATCATTATCG CTGATACGGAACCCGTTACGATTGCACTGTTTCACGTGCCCAGCCGCAAGGTGCTCTCGTTCCATCGCCGGCGCAACGTGGACTGCGTGATTACGGCACTGGCGTTCAATAAGGTCTCCGGTGAGCTGGTAGTTTCCTATTCGTATCCTG GTGGCAAGACGCCCGACATGCTGGTGCTTGCGTCGATGGATCGCGTTGTGGACGTTATGGAGAATCATGCGGACGTTGTAGCGCACCTTTTCTGGAGCCCCGACGGCAAGCAGTTAG CAAGTGCCGGCTACGACGAGGCGTTGACCATTTGGAATTTCTTCGGCACCTCGCCCAGCAATAGGAAGGGTAAGTCACAGGCCAGATCTACCAGTCAGCAGTACCTGCAGGAACACAACATCAACAAGGCGGTGGGCGGCTTCGATTACAGCTTCCTCTACAAACCGATTCGCTGA